The window GGAGAAAACTTACACGAAAGCACCTTGCAAAGTGTCTAGTGGATATTTAAACACAGGATGGAGAAGAGATGTCTGGAAAGAAAGAATTTGGCAGTGTTTTTCCAGAGGtactcttgtgtgtgtgtctgtgtttctgtgtgtgtgtgtctgtgtctctgtgtgtgtgtctgtttggcCACATGGCCCTCAGGGATtgtagttctctgaccagggatcaaacctatgctccctgcattgggagtgtgaagtagtaaccactggactgccagggaagtccctcttcagACATACTGAAGTGAGCATTTTTATAGTGGGATGACAGGAGCTGTATAACTCTGGGTCAGTCTTCCTACCTCCAAGATCCTCAGTTTTCCCTCAAAAGGGATATCTGACTACCTCCTAGAATTTAAGATTAAATGTCGGAGTGTGTCACTTTCTGTAACAGAATACAGATTTATTACCTTTTTTCCAAGATGTTGTCAATTATAAAATGTACAATTGGTTAAAAAACAGctttttgagaggaaaaaaaaaatacaactttgtTAATGGACCcaacaattttaaaacatattctgACTTCAGAATCATTAAAATGGGAACACGCGTATGTCTTGCAATGGAAGAAATTCATGATAATAATGGTGGTTCTCATTTGGAAAGCATCTGTTGGGTGCCAGGCACCACCTGAGCTACTTTCCTAGGTCCTTGACTTGTTATGGTCACCCAGTGGGGCAGATATTATTCCACTTCATGTTAGGAAACATAATAGGGAGGAGTCAAGTCACTCTCCCAAGGTCTCACAACCAGGAAGTGGGGCTTAGAAAACATcccaaattctttcctttttcaactGTTCTCCAGGCTAAGGAGTCAAAGAGATGAGTTCTATCCAGGGGAATGGTTTGTGAATATGGTACTTTGAATATATCCAGAATCTTTGTAAAGTGACCAGGAAGGGTAGAGGTAACATTAATAGAGTTGAAATCTAATCAGTTTCCAAATACCTGACCTTGGAAGGAAGGTGGTAACTGGAGAGTGAGGACTGCTCAGAATTCAGATACAGGGAAGCCAAGAAATGAGCCCGAGTCTAGGTTAACCCAGCCACACCACcctctggggtgggaggggccctGGCCAGTCTCCAGGCTCATTCTTGGCTGTGGACACTACAATACGTTTTCATCCCAGTGGCCATTCTTCCCATGTTTTCCTAAGGTCATCCTGTGTCCTTGACTTTGACTCTTTACTAAAGATGTAGACACCTTTGGAGAATTCAGTTTTTTCTATAACCTTTcttaaagatggagaaatatgcaGACCAGTTGTCAGAAGCTAGCTAGCGTTCATTTAGTCCTAGAACAAGTTATATATGAACAAGTTGAGTTTTGGTTAGTTAGTCCCAGTTAGTTACCCTGTGCCTGATTATGGGATTGAGTATTTTGGGCTGCAAAGCTATGGATAGGGCCCTTCCTCTGATATGACCCCAGGCAGTCCCTCTCAGGAGCATGTCCTGACTCCTGACTCCTAACCAGAAGAGGCCCGGGCTATCTGCTTGCCTGCctacctgtctgtctgtctagctGTTGCATTTAGGGGAGACAGCTAAACCCACATCAGTGGATTCCCAACGTTAGCAGACCTTTTAGGAAGGGTGGTGGCAGGGATACGGATGAAGCTGGGCTGGGGCCTGGCAGGATGGGGTTGGGGGTCGCCAGAAGCATAAGGGATTGAGTAAGAGATGCCCCCATCAACCTGACCAGAAGGGACTCATCGTGAAGCTGCCAGAGGAGAAATGTGCTTCTTGGTCTTGACCGAAGGCTCTTTGGACAGTGGCCGAGACAGCACCAGCGAGGGAGTCACCGAGTCTCCACGTGGACATCCACAGGGCTGAAGGTCACCGTTGCAGGCTGCtggttgctgttgctgtttgcGCCCAGGGCAGAAGGGGAAGCTGGCTTGGGGCCCTTGGGTTCCAGCTCCCGTCGCGTCCTCATTTTCCTGTAAGGAGATACCCACACAGGGCTGAGTCTTCCTCGTGTGTGCCCTGAGGAACAGGCTCTGTAACCACAGCTCCATCGAGGAGATTAACATAGATACCGATAttgatatagtttcctgtgctatacagtagggccttgctgtttatctgttttctatatagtatctgctaaccccaaactcctaatttattcctctcccctgaccccaccttttccctttggtaaccataggtttgttttttatgtctatgagtctgtttcagttttatcttatttacttatttcatttttggctacactgcCAAAAagaatccctgaccagggatcagatgtgcacaccctgcattggaagtgtggtgTCTTAGCCACACTTAGGGAAagcctctgtttctgttttataaataagttcatttgtatcagatTTTAGATCCCATATGCAAatgatgtgtgtgttagtcattcagtcatgtccgactctttgcgaccccatggaccgtagcccgccaggctcctctgtccatgggattcgccaggcaagaatactggattagattggcattcccttctccagaggatcttcctgacccagggatcgaactctggtctcctccattgcaagcagattctttaccgtttgagctacagggaagtccttatataaattatatcatatgatatttgtctttttctgacttacttcacttagtatgataacctctaggtgcATTCATGtcctgcaaatagcattatttcattctttttcatggatgagtagtattccatcctGTAcacataccatatcttctttatctattcatctgttgatggacatttaggctgtttgcATGTCTCGCTATTGTgaagtagtgctgctatgaacattggggtgcatgtatctttttgaagtatggtttttctctggctatatgcccaggagtggaactgctagTTCATATGAACATCAGCCTTGAAtactcatcagaaggactgatgctgaagctgaaactccaatagtttggccacttgatgtgaagaactgactcattggaaaagaccctgatgctgggaaagattgaaggcaggaggagaaagggatgacagaggatgagatggttggatggattcaccaactcgatggacatgagtttgagcaagctccaggatttggtggtggacagggaagcctggtgtgctgcagtctatggggtggcaaagagttggacatgactgagtcactgaactgaacagatggaaatggcaacccactccagtattcttgcctggagaatcccatggacagaggagcctggtgggctatagttcatggggttgcaaagagctggacacaactgaagcaacttagcactcacgcaTGGTTACtctcattttaagatttttaagaaacCCCCATATTGTCTCCACAGTGCTGCAccatttgcattcccacccacagcgtaggagggttcccttttctccacaccttctccagcatttattatttgcagatttaaaaatttttttttccaaaaaatatatgtgtattttttcatttcacaCGCTGAACATGTTTCTCTTGCCCAATTTAATCTGTGTAGGGTTTAACTTACAGTGCCTGGAGGAAGCAACACCACGTGGTACTGGGCCACcacatttttaaagggaaattgctattttttcttaaaagtacttttaattaaaaatattcaaaaacacAAATGGGACCACTGAACTATAATGAtcagtatgaggtgatacctcattataggtttttttttttcaaatttttattggaatatagttgacttacaatattgtgttaatcttagctgtacagcaaagtcaatcagctatacatatacatatatccactctcttttagattcttttcccatatatagggcattacagagtactgagcagagttccctatgctatacagtaggtttttattaattatctattttatatagaatactatttatatgtcaatcctaatcttccAATTTGTCCCTCTCTCCTTACCAACTGGCAACCCTAATTTATCTGATATATCTGTAACTCGACCTCATTATAGctttgatttgcaattctctaatATTCAGTCATGTTGAGTGTGGccatctgtgtgttttctttggagcAATGTCTATTTAGAGACATTTCCACTCTAAAGATAATAAAATCAAGGCATGGAGAGGTTCAGTAACTTGACTGCTTTTGACAGACTTAAGACCAAATCCAGGTTTCTCAGTTCCCAGCTCAGGCATCATTGCAAATAGGATGGGCTGAGTGGAGCCTCCATCTGGATTTCAACCTAGAAAGGGGCTCAGAGTTCCAGCAATGATGGAGAAGAATGATAGGTAGACCTTGGGGTTGGATGCCACTTCTTGGTTTGAAATAGACccaaattgtaaatattttttaaaaataacatatgaaataataatattattattatatgtgtACTGGTAGGAATATTTTCTCTGAAACAAGATGGATGAGTTTGAATCCCAACTCTATCAATCAGAGTTGagtaaacgctgggctggaaaaagcacaagctggaatcaagattgccgggagaaatagaaataacctcagatatacagatgacaccacccttatggcagaaagtgaagaggaactaaaaagcctcttgatgaaagtgaaagtggagagtgaaaaagttggcttaaagctcaacattcagaaaaccaagatcatggcatctggtcccatcacttcatgggaaatagatgggggaacagtggaaacagtgtcagactttattttttggggctccaaaatcactgcaaatggtgactgcagccatgaaattaaaagacgcttactccttggaagaaaagttatgaccaacctaggcagcatattgaaaagcagagacattactttgccaacaaaggtccgtctagtcaaggctatggtttttacagtggtcatgtatggatgtgagagttggactgtgaagaaggctgagcgccgaagaactgatgcttttgaactgtggtgttggagaagactcttgagagtcccttagactgcaaggagatccaaccagtccattctgaaggagatcagccctgggatttctttggaaggaatgatgctaaagctgaaactcctgtactttggccacctcatgtgaagagttgactcattggaaaagactctgatgctgggagggattgtgggcaggaggagaaggggacgccagaggatgagatggctggatggcatcactgactcgatggacgtgagtctgggtgaactccgggagttggtgatggacagggaggcctggcgtgctgcgattcatggggttgcaaagagtcggacacgactgcgactgaactgaactcaaacttGGACATGTCACTTAATCTTCCCCTGCCTGTTTCAAAAGTATAAAACTGGGGATATAGAATCCCACTTTCTGACACTGTTATGAAGACTAactgagttaatacatgtaaggAGCTTAGAATTGTCCCAGCACAtagtaagcttccctggtggctcagctggtaaagaatccgcctgcaatacaggagacctgggttcgatccctgtgctgggaagatcccctggagaaggaaaaggctacccactccagtattctgacctggagaatcctatgaactgtatagtccatggggttgcaaagagttggacatgactgagcgactttcactttcacttatagtaAGAGATCAATATGTGTTAGCTACCTTTACAAATAACATTGTCATTATAAAAACAATGCAGAAATCAAGAAGTGCACCCCCTGACCGTGCAAAAGCCAACCTACCAACTAACCTACTAGAAATTCCATTATGCAGACATACCAGTTGTTAATACCTTGCTGTGTATTATTTGAACTtttcctgggtgtgtgtgtgcaaccCATGCATATGATCATGATATACCTACTGCCTTGCAAATTTTGACAATATGTTGTAAACAGTTTTTCTcatcaataaatacatttctataaaaactttttttttttttaaatggcttctGGGTCTTCTATGATGTAATTGAATGCAGTCTTTTTAGTTTGATTTCTTCCCTCAAAAGAACAACCTTCTAGCAAAGTTGTGACCAGAGGTGATAACAcaacatttattctttttgcaatcagtttatattattttatttcctcttatttgatcccagaaaataaagtcacaggTATGTACATTTCAGTGTTTGTCACACCAAGTACTTACATGGGCCACTCAGTATAACCTCACAGAGGGCTCTCCAACAGAAGAGGATTGAAACACCACTTTACTATCTGTAAATTACATATGAGTTTATCACAGAGCTCAAGATCAttatcatgggacttccctggcagtccagtggttaagactctacgctcccaatgcaggaggcacgggtttgatccctggttgggctaAGATCATGTATGTCATAcagggtggccaaaaaaaaaagtcattatcaTTATTGTATATCAAAAATACTTCTCCAAATATAAAAATCTATGGTCACTGTGAAGTACTTccagtagtgaaagtgaaagtgaagtcgctcagttgtctgactttgtgaccccatggattgtagtctaccaggctcctccatccatggaattttccaggcaagagtactggagtgggttgccatttccttctccaggggatcaccccgacccagggatggaacctgggtctcccacattgcgggcagatgctttaccgtccaAGCCACCAAGCAAGTTTATTTTTCCAGTAGAATAAACATCAAAAAAGGACCCACAAAAGGTAAGAGCATTTGAAAATGGACTCAAAGATACTGCTGTGCACGTAACAGGCAACTACAAACATTAGCTTCCATTCATTCTAGCATCACTGAAGGGACCAGGTGGTTCTAAAGCCCAGGGCGTCCTGTACCTGTTGTACATCTTCAGCAAGATCAGAACCACGGTGAATATGATGATGACAACCACGACAACGGCAGCGATGATGGCTCCAGAACCTACGAGGAAGAGAGGAGTGGAGACGGCCCGTGTGccgtgaaaatgttagttgctcactcatgtgcagctcttggcgaccccatggactgcagcacaccagggaatttccaggcaggaatactggagtgggtagccattcccttctccagaggatcttccccacccaaggatcgagcctgggtctccagcatggcaggcagattctttacagtctgaatcaccagggaagcccaggctagTGTGCAAACGGAGTCCAAAGAAGGAAGGTGGGAGCGGGACCCATATGGTGGCACCCTGCATCCTCCCTGGGTCAAGGAGAGGAGAGAATGCCCCACTCACTGCTGGAACACTCACTGCGGATCCCAGGAGAGAATCACTCCAGAGTAGCAGAGCACTTCTACTTGCTGTGTGTGTGAGGGCCCTCAGCACATTACCTGCCAAAATTCTGCTGTAGGTCCAGTCCTGCTTTTATCATCCCCAACATAACTTCAAACTTCTTGCATGAAACAAAACATCCTTGCTTCTTTTTGATAATACAAAAGTAATATGCCATTTTTgtagatttatataattttttgactggaccatatggcatgtaggatcttagttccctggccagggattgaatccatgcttTTGCATTCAAAGTGTGaaatcttacccactggaccgccagagaagcccctgcagatAATTTGGTGATATAAATACAAGCCGAAAAGGAGGGGAGGATAAGACCTCATTGCCCCAAGAACCACTGAGAGtctacatatgtatacattcacCAATGTGATcatatttttgcatatatatatattaaatatccaTAACCTTTTGAATAATTTAATAATCCTATGTCTGAAAAATCtatcttaagaaaatatttataaatgtggaAAAATATGCATTTGATAAAAATGGAACCATGTTCCATAAACTGTTTTATAACAAAATATCTTGATCATATtgctatatatttttcttcatgacttttcaaggctgtatagtaCTCCATTGGTTGGCTGGCCATGATTTATTTGCCAATTCTTTATTGAGGATATTTATGTTGCATTCAATTTTACACTATTAAAAACAAAGCTATCATGAATGTCCTTGTAGCTTAATATCTCAGATTCTACTTTCAATATCAGCGCCCAGTCCTAATGTCAATTTCTAATTTTAGGTTCAAGATCAATATCCTTGCCAGAATTGATATTGAAAGTATCAAGAATCATAAAAAAGGTTCACACTTTAAACCAATCTATTTGATTCTGGATAATTGATCATAGGCAGTAATCCCCAATAAAGAAAAAGCTGTATAAATGAAAATGCTTATTACATTCTGAATATTCTAAATATGGAAAAGGTTAAAAAGATATGGTATACTTATTCCTTGAAGTATTatactataattaaaataatgattatgaAGACTCTGGTACATGGAACACTTATGATGATGTAAAAGCGGAAAATAGAATATGATACTATACACATACCcacttttacatatatatacattatattgcaaccattaaaatatgtacatataaacaTAACGGTAAGCAAAAGAAGTCAGATACAAAACATACAGGTACATGATTCCATGTATACAAAGTTCAAAACCAGGGTAGAATTAATCTATGGCGgtagaaattagaaaaaagtgGGTTCCCTTGAGCGGGCAGGGGCTAATGATTGCAAGGAGCACTGGAGCTTCTGGGACACTGATGGTGGTCTGCTCCTTCATCTGGGTGCTGGTTACACAGCTGTGTGCACTCTGTGGAAATTCATCCAGCTGTGCACTTATCGTGTGTGCAATTTTTTGCATGTATGTAATGCTTTTATAAAAAGTTTACGTTTGGACTTTCCTCCTGAAAGTCTAGTGTTTgagactgcacttccactgcagggggcacaggtttgatccctggtcaaggaattaggatcccacgtgccttccacagcatggccaaaaaaagtttacttaaaaaaaaaaaagacctgtgcAATTATTCATAGGAAGAAAGACTGGGAGGGACAAAAGGAGGGGGTGGGAAATCCATCATGGAGTgacttgttttcctttccttcctgggGAGTCCAGTGGGTTTTTCAACCAGTGtctggataattctttgtcatGGGGACAAAACACCTCTGTACCATAGGGTGTTCAGCAGTATCCCTGGCTTATACTCTAGATACCGGGAGCACTTCCCTCCACACATCCCCAGTTGGAAtaaccaaaaatgtcttcaggCATTGCCAAATATCCCCGGTGGTAGAGTTGCCAGATATAATATAGGATACCCACGTATATTATAATATCTGATAAATAATGACAAATTTCAAAATGCATCTGAAACATTACACGATATATCATTATTCTAAAAATCTATTAATTGTTTATCTTATATTCAAATTTGATTCGTAACTTGTACTTTTATTTGCTCAATCTGGCAGTCCTATTTAGGGGGAAAAATTGCCTGGTTGAGAACCATGAAACAGTATTATTCCCACCTTGTTGACAGTAATTCTATCTGCTTTGCATTTCCCTTCAGAACTGTTTTGAGACATTCCTCGGCAGGCTTCTGTAGGTCTTTGCACCCAGCAAAGAGCAGGCTAACACATGAGACCCCGTCCCAAGAGCGAATCTCTGGGTCTCCATGTAAGAGACACCCTGCCACGAATCCCGCTTCCTGCCAGGACCACAGTCCGGAGCCGATTATCACTGCTTATCACTGCTCCGTGTGTGTTGGGAGGCCTGTTACGTTCTCAGAGGTGTGAACCaaatagggggcttcccaggtggtgatagtggtaaagcacctgcctgccaatgcaggagatgaaagagatgtaggtgcaatccctgggccgggaagatcccctggaggaggccatggcgacccactccagcattcttgcccggagaatcccatggacagaggagcctggcagaatacagtccacagggtggcaaagagtccaacatgagagaaacgacttagcacacacgcatgtacAAAATGGACCCAAACTTCACCTAATACAATCAATTGGCTTTCTGAGGAGTGGTCCTCACTTTTCTCCTTCTGGGGGCCTCTTGTTCCTGGCAAAGGTCTCCCCAGGACTAGCTCTTCCCACCTACATTCATTGACTTCTTTGTAAATCGACAGGATGTTTTtgctttccaaagaaaatatgaaagtaCTTGCATTTTAAGGTGACTCATATagggccatttaaaaaatatttatttatttatttggctgcattacatcttagttgtggcatacgagCTTAgattgccccatggcatgtgaaatcttagttctctgaccagggactggaccccattacctgcattggaaggtggatttttaagcactggaccatcagggaagtcttatGCAGGGGTATCTTACAAGAGATTCAAATTTCCATTGCCCTCTAAGCCCCCAAACTCCATAATGACAATAAAagtaatagtagtaataataataatactcatTAAGTActtaggtgggcttccctggtggctcaggggttaagaatccacctgccaatgcaggagac of the Bubalus kerabau isolate K-KA32 ecotype Philippines breed swamp buffalo chromosome 3, PCC_UOA_SB_1v2, whole genome shotgun sequence genome contains:
- the NCMAP gene encoding noncompact myelin-associated protein, whose product is MTTATPLGGNTVFSLNMTTRGEDFLYKSSGAIIAAVVVVVIIIFTVVLILLKMYNRKMRTRRELEPKGPKPASPSALGANSNSNQQPATVTFSPVDVHVETR